The sequence below is a genomic window from Alligator mississippiensis isolate rAllMis1 chromosome 16, rAllMis1, whole genome shotgun sequence.
gcaggggctggcgcTGGGAAATGGCGAGCAGGCTTGGCTTGGGTTTCCTGAGCTGGTGAGGGCAGTCCTCTCAGTCGGGGACTGAGCGGCAGCTGGCTGGGCCGAGCAGCAGAGGGCACGAGGTGGgttaaaaatagaaatgaaggagaaagaagagaagctTGAGGCTGGATGTGCCTTGGTCACCTGCAGCTGCTCTAGCTAGCCAACAGCAGGTGTGCTGGGGGTGGTGGACCCGAGCCAGACTGAGGCTGAGGGCTCTGcatgcagccagcactgtgccATCCTGCTTGGAGAAATACCCGCAGCAaacatgggggagctgggggtgcaaAACTGCCAGCCCGGCTGGAGGTACCGCTCAGCCTCCCCTGCCTGACACGCTCATCTCCGCTTgcttcttttgcaaagaaaatCAAAGCCATTAAGAAGAAGCTGAGCCTGCTCTGCATCGACTTCAATAAGAACCTCAATGAGGACACCACCTTCCTGCCCTTCTCCAAGGAGGAGCTCGGTGAGGGCCAGGCTCGGTACTTACAGGGACAGGATTGGGGGGGTCGTGCTTCCCCCGGCCTAGGGCTTGCCGTGGCGTATGCATCACTCAAAcgggggggctgggctgcagcccctgcttggAGCTTCCTTTCCAGCAGCCACTTCCTGCTGCAGTCTGCAGGCAGGATTAACTGGCAGCCCAGCCTTGGCTTGCTTGGTCCAGGAAGAGCTGTACAGTGGCTGCCATGTAAGCCCATCCCAGAGACCTCTTATACCTGCATGCAGTCTTTGAGCAGCTGGTTTGTGCCAGGGAAAGAGCAGAGCACTGTGGTAGGCAGTGTTTGGGTGGTGCCTGGGTGACAGCTTCTAGCAGTCAGCTGCATTTTTCTGTCCTCTTCTCCCCAGCGGGGCTGCCTGAGGACTTCCTGAACTCCTTGGAGAAAACGGAGGATGGGAAGCTGAAGGTCACCCTGAAGTACCCACACTATTTCCCCCTCCTGAAGAAGTGCTACGTGCCTGAGACCCGGAGGAAAGTGGAAGAAATGTTTAACTCCCGGTGCAAGGAGGTAGGCAGGACTTGaggctgcccccactgcctcggCCAGGCCAGCGATTTCGTCCTGTGCCAGACTCTGCTTGACCTGGAGCCCTGAGGTCCGGTGTTCAACtgagagcagcaggaggggagtggagcaAACTGtttctccccagcccagcccagcagtgtgggacATGTGCGTGGCAGGCTGCAGACTCCGTGTCATGTGAACAGCCATCGCAGCTGGCAAAGGGATTAGTGTGGGCTGTGGGGAATGAGCTCTATTCTGGGTCCTGGATGGCTGGTCGTGGGTGTGGGGAATCCTTGTGTAGGCTTTGCATCCAGGAGAGGATCTAGAGATTGCAGACCAGGCATGGGGAGAATTGTTGGCTGGTGCTTTTCCAGGAGTGCTtgttccctgccccatgctcccagctCCATGACCCTCACCCTTGCTGAATCCTGCTCACAGGAGAATTGCCTGAtcctgaaggagctggtggacCTGCGGGCTCAGAAAGCTGGGCTCCTGGGCTTCAACACGCATGCTGACTTTGTGCTGGAGATGAACATGGCCAAGAGCAGCAGGACCGTTGCCTCTTTCCTTGGTAGGGCTCTCTCTGCTCagaggtgggggctgtggctctgtGCACGTGCTGCCCACATGCTCTGACTCTGCTCTCACTCCCTGCAGATGAGCTGGCACAGAAACTGAAGCCTCTGGGCGAGAAGGAGCGGGCTGTGATCCTGGAGCTGAAGAAGAAAGAATGCGAGAAACGGGACCTGGTGTTTGACGACCGCATCAATGCTTGGGACATGCGCTACTACATGAACCAGGTGGAAGAAACCAAGTACAGCGTGGACCAGAACCTGCTGAAGGAGTACTTCCCCATGCAGGTGGTCACTGCGGGCCTGCTTGACATCTACCAGGAGCTGCTGGGCCTCAGCTTCCACCTGGAGGAGGGCGCCCAGGTGTGGCATGAGGATGTCCAGCTTTACACAGTGAAGGACGGTGCCTCGGGGGAGACCATCGGCAAGTTCTACCTGGATCTGTACCCAAGGTGAGCCCTGCCCCAGCTTCAGCCAAGGGATGGGTGGCACTTTGGCAGGGGGCTCTCCTAGGGAGGCGGAGGGCATCTTGTGGTGGAGGTAGCAGATCTTCCAGCTCTCACTGTCTTCCAAGGGCActtgcagccctgggtggtgcctcggcacgatgacGCTATGGTTGATGTGAGGGTGCATCCACCTGACAGCCTCTCCCCACTCAGGGAAGGGAAATACGGGCATGCAGCCTGCTTCGGCCTGCAGCCTGGTTGCCTGCTGCCAGACTCCAGCCGGCAGATATCAGTGGCCGCTATGGTGGCCAACTTCACCAAGCCCACGCCCGACgcgccctccctgctgcagcatgacGAGGTGGAGACCTACTTCCATGAGTTTGGGCATGTCATGCATCAGCTCTGCTCCCAGGTGaggctcagctggggtggggaagggagaagcacagtgctggcccatCGCTGCCCCCCTGGaaccaggcagtgtgtgacccagggctgggcagacctgcCCTGACAGATCAGCcaactcctctccccacccccacaccccaattCTGATCCACAGCCCCCAGCGCTCCCCCATGCACACTGTCCTACTGATgcccttcctgcagcccccttTTCTCCCTGTCTCAGTCCTGGGCTGAGCTTGGGCACTAactagcagcagtgggaggtgatACACTGGCTGGGTACAAGCGGTTGCCTCTGTCCGTGACACACTGGGTCACTTCTTCATGGGCCAACAGTATTGGCCTGTTCAtggccagctggggctgttctgctTGCCGGAGGGATTctccctgctgtgccccctggggtGTTCACTGGAGCAGGATGGGACAGGGTCCTTGGGCATTGATTGCAGACCCTTCTGCAGCCATTTATCCAAAAAAgcctacaagaacatctgctctGGCCCCTGCCATGCTCTACAGCCAGGGAAGagccctgcaaggggctgcctgggtgctgcaGTGGTAGAGAATTCACAAGGGCACGGTGTGCATGGGTGGTCCTCAGAAGAGGACCGTGGCCATGCTGGAGGGGAAGGCTGGAGCCctgtggagctggcacagggcagtgctGCAGTGGTGCGTACATGTCCCCCCACCCAGGCAGAGTTTGCAATGTTCAGTGGCACCCATGTGGAGCGGGACTTTGTGGAGGCGCCATCGCAAATGCTGGAGAACTGGGTGTgggagaaggagccactgctacGCATGTCCCGGCACTACAAGACCGGGAACCCCCTCCCTGACGAGCTGCTGGAGAAGCTCATCCAGTCCCGGCAGGCAAACACTGGTAGGGGCTGGCtcaggcaggggtgcagggcagggcagggcttggcAGGGGGTCTGCTCAGCCCCAGAGGCTCGTCCTGGCAATACCAGAAGGGTCACAGCAGAGCCTGGCCCTTCTGCTACGACTGCCCAGTGGGGAGGTTGGTGAGGAAGGAGCCCGTATGTCACCACTGCCAGCAGAGTGAGGGCTAACAGGGCTCAGAGGGGCTTGAGGGCCAGGACCCAGGGCTGAAGTAGCAGGGGGCAccctggggtgggagctggggctgctgggtgaCCCCCAGCTGGTTGAGGGGGCAGGGGTCAGCTGAGGGGTATTGGCAGATAGTGGAACGGGGACAGGCacttgaagccagcctgagcccagTGCTGTGCAGATGCCTGTGCCCCCGCAGAAACGCCACGTCACGCTGTTATTtcccccccaacagggctgtTCAACCTGCGTCAGATCGTCCTGGCAAAGGTAGACCAGGTGCTGCACACCCAGACGCAGGTAGACCCTGCCGAAGTGTTCGCCCGCTTGTGCGAGGAGGTGCTGGGCATCCCTGCCACCCCAGGTACCTGCCTGTCCCTCCACCCTGCCTCTGCAGGACCTGCTTGGCGTGGCCAGCCTGGTCTCTAACGATGGGATCAAGGGAAGGAGCtttgcccctggcctggcccttgTGCTTTGGCATCTCCCAGAGCAGGCTCTTCATTGGCCCAGCACTGCCTGACCAGGGCAGAAGCAGGCGTCTCTCTCTACCCACAAGCTTGGGTGCACTGGAGTCAGGTGAGGCCTCCAGACACTTCCCCAGCTGACAAAGGCAGCAGATCTCAGTCCTGCATCCTCAGTGCCTGGCACACAGTAGAGGGGGGACCCCGGAGTGCCACATGCAGTTGGCATGTGGCAGGCAACTCCCCATGGAAACCACCCCCCCAAATGTGGGCGAGTGGtcaggggcttgggctggggaatCCCCATGCAGTGGGAGCAGTGATGTCTCCCCTCGATGCTCAGGGCAAGATCGtgctctggctcctgctgagaTCCACCAATGTGACACCGCCCATCTGtcgcatttccccagggacaaacatgCCGGCCACGTTTGGGCACCTGGCTGGAGGCTACGACGCCCAGTACTATGGCTACCTCTGGAGCGAGGTGTACTCCATGGACATGTTCCACACACGTTTCAAGCAGGAGGGCATCATGAACTGCAAGGTGAGGGGAAACTAGAAAGGTAAAAGCAGCTGAATAAAAGCAGAGATAGATATCATACCTTTCCCGAGAGAAATGCTGTATCTGccctgctggaggagaggggtggagggggcagctggCTAGCACAAAGCACGCTGGAAAATCTCCTGTAGCTTAGGAGGTGCAGTGCTTGCAGGCTGGGACCCGCAGGATGTGCccggtcctgcccctgccccctctctacCCCACggcctctgtccctgcaggtGGGCATGGACTACAAGAGCTGCATCCTGCACCCTGGCGGCTCTGTGGATGCCTGTGACATGCTGAGGAAGTTCCTCGGCCGCGAGCCCAAGCAGGATGCCTTCCTTGCTAGCAAGGGACTGAAGGTGGAGTCCAACTCGCTGCCTTCGGCCTGctgagccctgccccaccctgcccagcccagtgaCGCCAGCACCTTCGTCCGTGTACTTGTTCTCCAGAGCCAGGGCGCCGAGCTGCGCCAGCCCCCTCCCGAGCACCCGCCGGATGACCCTGCACCGTATCCTTCCCTTGAGCTCCGGCACGGGGCGGCAGGACTGGCCAGGTCGTGGGGATGCCGGCCCTGCGAACCAGCTGCAGGTGTCCTccctgggagtgggggaaacGCTAGCGTAACACCGACATGCTGCTCTGCATCAGGGCACAGATTGGCTCGGGTTCAGCAAGGGAGGGGGTACGGGGCTTGGCGAAAGAGCTGATTCACCAGTTTACGCAGCAAGCACCTCCCAGCTTGCAGCCTGGCCCTGTGACGCTGGCCGGCAGAGACTGACCCAGAGGGCTCATTAGGGAGGGATCTCCCCCCGGTACTGATTGAGAGCCAGCTGAGAAGTGCCCCCACAGTGTGCCTGCCCTTTCCTAGTCTCCCTGGCCTCCCAGCAATAGCcgttttcccttcctttcccatcagaagtgctggggcaggaagggaggagcTTTCCTGTACTGCCTTGTCCTCGTGTCCAGGGTAGTACGAGATACAGGGTGGAGAAGGATCGGGAACATGGATTAGCTGATGATTGTGAATTGCTGCTGCTTGACTGAGCGTTGGGGGAATGCTCCAGGCAGGGATCCTGCTGGCTTCCAGCTGCTGGGATGCTAAGCCTGACTTCTCACCCTTCACTGCAGTCCTTGGTTTATTGAAATGGGTTGAAAAATAGTCAGATTTATTcaagcacccctccccaccccaaggtgAGATTGGAGACAGTAAATCAGTTCGTAGCAGCGCACTCTGCCCCCTTTGAGTGTGCCCCGAATGCCTGCCGACCCCGGACtcgctgctgggctgcagagttGGAGGGACCTCAGCCCACACCCCACGCGGCCACAAAACAGTTCATTCCCTGCCTGACGTTCTCCCCCTGTCTCGTCCTGAGAACGGCAGAGGCAGGAGGCACGCGGGCACATTTCCAGACATGCCTGCTGCCTTCAGGCGCCTGGATTTTTGGCCATTGCACTCGTGCTGTTTTGGTTCTGCCAGCTCTGATTTCACCTGGAGCTGCAGGGTGCGCGCTCTGCCAGGGAGGCAGGACTGATACAGCTTAGTATCAGCACCCAAAGGCATCCAGCACTTTGGAAAACATGCCCTGTTCTTGCCTTCCTGCCTGGAGGGCCACCGCCTCCAAAAGCCAGGCTGTATCTGGGgcttctccctgtgctgctgttCTGCTTGGAAGAAGGGAGGAGCTCTCTCTGCAGCCTGGCTCTACAGCACCAATTTTTgggcaaagggaaggggagatgCTTCTGTGTCTGACGGCAACTGGGAGCTTGGCTCCTTGTGGTAGCCGGCAGGACCCCTGGGCTGTCCCTGATGCTTCCCAGTTTCCCCCAGATTCCTCCCATCCTTGGGCACAGACAGCCCTATCGCCAGGGTGGAAGAGGGGCTGTGGACGTGACAGATccacctgccctctgctcacACCTGAGCATCAAAGGAGCCCTGCATCTGGTGGCTTTTTCTTGGTTGCTGCATTTTATCTGCATCCTGGAAACCTGTCGCCACAGACGGATCAACGCAGGGAGGGGATGAGCACCCAGGCGTGGGATTGATACCGGCTTGCGGAGCCTGGGGACGGGCTCCTTGGGGAGCCTCACAAAGCCCCTTCCTTCAGGGCTGCCTTGGCTCAGATTTTCCTTCCCATCTGAGCCATTTTCCCTGGATCTGGGCACGCTTGTGCGTGGAACGGCATGGGAGGTGCTCACGTCCCCCTGAGGTGGAAGCCTGACTGAGGCATTGTCCAGGGGTGCCTAGGAGGACGGGGAGCAGCAAACAAATGGCTCTGTCCTATTCTGGCAAAGCTTGCCCTTGGAAGGTCCCCAGCCCCGGGTCCTGCCAGGCAGGCTGCGTCCCCAGCCACCGGCGTGACCCGGGAGCGTGGTATGTAGTGGGCGAAGCGGCTCTTGGTGCTTACCACGTCCTTTCCCTGCGTTCagtctcttccctgcccccctgttCTAGCCGTGAGCGTGTGTCTGTCCCGGGGGTGCCCTGCCAGGCTCGGCCCTCACCCCCTTGGTGCTGTGGGTGCTGCTTGTTTTTTAAACGTAACAGTTTTGGGGTTTTACAGgatttgtgttttgagctgtctCCCCTCTCAGCTGCCAGAACGGGGGGAcggccccctccttccccaggctGCCCGTGCAGCAAACTGGCATCGATGGCTGCACTGGGTGTAGCTTCACCAGGGTGCGGGGGACAACTGATGGGTGTCCTTTGTTGCACTATGCTGTCTTCAGCCCCCGTCCTGCCGGCAGAGAGGTCCGACGTGTTTCCGTTATCCGTGCGTGCGGTCACCGCGGTGCGGTTCTgttacttccccttcccctgcttgtcccGCCGATCGGGTTGTAGATGAGTCCTGGCACCAATAAAAGGTTTTCGTAAGCGGATTTTGGCCCTGTGCGGTCCCTGCCTGGGGAAGCAGGCGGCGGTGGGGACCCATCTCGCTgctcaggggcaggtgggggttaGGGATCTCAGCAGGGCTGGATTTGCTGTTGGCGTGTGTCTCCTCTGGGAGAGGGGGCTGCTGTTAACGCTGTTTTGCAGGCAGAGAGCAAGGGACCGGCCCAGGGTTGCCTGCAGAAGTGGCGGCAGAGGTCAAATTTGAACCCGTATCTTAGGCTGCTTCGTGCCTgggacagagcccccccatgctggCCGTTCAGCCACCGAGGCAGCCCTGGGTCTGtctgctcctccagctctgacCCACCTCCCACCAGCACGTCCTGTAGCCCGGAGCCGTCCTACAGCCGGGCTGTGGAGGTATCTATTTCCCGGCTATAATTTGAGCACggggctgctggcagcatctgtgcgGCAGGGGGCAGCACgcacctgcttcccccccacaatCTCCCCCCCTCCACTATGgtcccaagctgctgctgctcccagctgcctgggtgtGTGCAGCTCCTTTGTTTACCAGGCTCCATGCTGGGCCGCGGTTAAAACAGCCCGGGCTCTATTTTTGCAGCCGTTTATGCAAGTAGCTGCgggggtaaggggggggggaTCAGGTTTTATCTTCCCCCACCGCTGAGCCACAGTCCCCTGCAGCCTCGGGGGAAGGGGCCTTTTCTGGCGGCCCCGAGCTAAACTTGCTGCGACGCTGGATTCCCGGCGTCTGCGCTGGAAATAAAGCTggggccccggggcagggggggatCACCTTGGCCGGGGAGGCCGTGGCATTCCTGTCCCATCCCCCTGGGGCAGCCAATCGCTGCACACGCCCTGCCCGTGTTCTTGGCACGGACCCTGGCATTGTGTTCAGGCCCGGAGCTGGAGAGGAGCCACCCAGCACCCGCCTCCCACGGGCGAGCGGGGCTCTGCTGTTTGTACTCCTGACAGTCCCTATCTGGCTCTTCTTGCAGCCCAAGAGCTCTGTGCCTGCGAAAacacgtgtgcacatgcaaacacaggCGTGAATGTCAGCAGGCAGGCATGCATGCACGCGCGTGTGGCACAACAGCCTCCTGCTGTAGCCTCAGGGAGGGGGACTGACATGTCAGGTGCCTGCTtagcccccagcagccccagcctgattCCTTCAGTCTGGGCTTTTAATACCCATCTGCGATTTAAATAGCGGCATCTCGATTAGCCTGGAGTGCGTGCTGCCGGGGATCACCGCCGGCCTGGGACACGGAGGGGGGGTGAAGCTGAGTCTGGTTGTCTCGCCCTAGGTCCCTTCCCACAGCAGGGCCTAGGCCTgatcctgagctgtggggaaactgaggcacaaagcagaGTGGTTCCTTCCATAGGGTGGTCGTGGGGCGCCTGGTGTGGGACGTGCCCCCGCAACGGGGCCATCTGCTCTGCGTGGCGCATTCCTCTGCCATGTCCCTGTGAAGGGCCCGATAGGCTCGTCCCCGGGACCTTGTCGCTCTCAGGGGCTAATCTCTGAACAAGGGCATGTGATGGTGCCCTGCATTCCTGCCGCGGGCTGCCCAGGGGGcacgggcagggcaggggcgTTGTCTCCaagcggggctgggcagggctcagaCCCTTGGACCCCGCCATGGGGTCCCCATGTCTGGGGGAGGCTGTGGCACCGTGGTGGCCCACAGCTGCTTGGGACCGGGTCCGAGCGCAGTCCCAATGCCCAGGCCCTGGTGCTGGAAGTGTTCCCTAGCGAgttccctggaggagcaggtgtgcAAACCCTGCACATGGAGGTGCGTGCACACATGTGAGCCCTGCATGCACAAGCACACACTCCAGCAAACCTGGCCTCTGCCCCCTGAACTGCTCCTGCCTGGCAATCGTGAGGCACAGGCCAGCGTGGATGGGACGTGGCTGGTTCGGGGCCCAAATCAGACGGAGGCCACATGCAATGGCAGACACATGAGTTTAATTAAGAAGCCTGCGGATCCCGGACTCAGCCCGTCGGACGGCTCCAGCATGCACGCACCCGGCCTCCTCGTGCACAAAGCCCCGGTGAAACGTGCGGCAGCGTCCTGCCAGCTCCGGATGCAGATGCCCAGAGATACGCCAGGAACAGGTAAGCAGGGAGAGccacgcagcagctgccccagggagcagggagtttGGGGTGGAACGAGGGCCCTCCCACCCGTCTGGGGACCAGACCCTGCCACCGgtgctgccccttgctcctgccccACATCCGGCCTCTCCTCCAGGCCCATACTGTCCCGTGGCTCTTGCCACTTGCCCCGTTTCTTACCTTCTTTCCACCTGAacagcccctgccacctcctcccagcaccatcacgggatgccctgccctgccctgccctgctgactgctcCAGATCCCCTCTCCAGGACCCTCCTCGctctcctgctcctctccccgcACTCGGACACCTGCGTTCCTTCGCCCTCACCGTGGCATCAAGCCACCAGaaagctgctgcctccccctgcatCCTCCATCACATCCCCTTTGCTCTCAGTGCCTCCCGGCACGCTCTGGGCACATGCTatgggccagctcctgccctggtagacccctgtgccccccagcacaggcccccttcccccccatggcACCACTTCATTGGAAACCAGTTCCCATCAGGAGGTGCCCCAGCCCCGGGCACccgtctccccttcccccacgaCTCCTactcccctggcagctgctgctggagtctggGGCAGGCTTAAGGGACCTTGAACCCCATCAGCAGCAGAGGTGCGGGGTGTCCTAGGGCAATGCAGGCTCTGGAGCTGTGGAGGGGCCTAGAGGcgctggagcagggcaagggcataCTCCATGCGGTCCCGCAGTGCCGGCGTGCAGCCCGCCGCGGCCAGGGCCCCCAGCGGGAAGGCGGCGCTGCGGCGCTCCCCGTCCACGAAGGTCAGGACGGGCTCGGGGCCCGCGCAGTGCAGCACCAGCTTGGTGTGGTCGCGGTAGAAGTTgacctgcagggagaggggagggcgtATGGGAGGCTGCGGCAGCGGTTACGGTGCCAGCCCCCATGGCCCCTCCCGCCTGGTGGTAAAAGGGGGGCACATCCGAGGCCATCAAACTCATGCCACGTGCGTCCGGGGGCCTGCCCCAGGccggaggagctgcagggaatAGAAAGGGGGGTACCTGCAGTGTCTGGTTGCTGAAGAGCATGAGCAGCGCCTGGTCGGACTTGGCGAAGTGCAGCAGGTACAGGTCGTCCACCACGTCCCCGGGCCCCGCCGGCAGGTCCCCgccctgcatggggtgggggcggcATCAGGGCTAGTGGGTGCAGCGGGCACCGGTCCTGGCAGCCCCCAGACACAGCACAGGCCCTGGCCACAAGTGTGGGCCACGGCAGCCACGTGCTAGCAAGTCGGGGGGGCTTCCCATTCTGCCCCAGCGCTTGCTGCTGATCGCggcccccacacccacctccagcagcttctgctgcatgtACTGCGAGAAGAAGTGCAGGACGCCCATCTTCACGGCCAGTGAGCCAGGCACCTCCCCACGGGCGAAGGAGACGGCCTCCCCGAGCCTGGGGCAGTAGTGGACACACCTGGAAGGGatgagggggcatgggggtgaaggcagcagggaccagggcctgggggatgcaggggtggctgcagcagcctagGCCAGGGGAGAAGGTGGCAGCCCCAAGCCAGGGCCACTGCCACGGGGAGCCCGGTACCTACTGCTGCCAGGGGCCGAGGGCGAGGTGGGTGCCGTCGGCGAGCAGGACGCCGGTGGAGCTGTTGGAGAGCAGGTAGCCGAAGCCGTACTTGTTGGAGTAGTCGACCCACTTGGTGACCCAGGGCAGGACCCGAGCCTGGCGTGGCGGGGGGTTGCGCTGGGCTGCTGGGAGCGGAGGGGTGGGCATGGGTGGCAGCTTCGGCACAGCTGCTGCGTCTGTGCCAGCCCCGCAGCAATGCTCCCCTGCCGCCAGCTGGACCCCAGGCACCGCCGCGCCGGCTGGGGGATCCCCCACgcccagcctggggccaggcaATTTTGCAGGGGCACCCAGTGTCTGGGCAGAAAAGGGCCTGGCATCATAGCTCAGGCTCCGGGGTGTCTCTTACCCAGAGGTGTGTTCTCCAGGCAGCTCCGCAGCACCCTGGTGACCGACTCCACTGGGCTCTCCAGGCTCCAGCCTGCATCTGCTGCAGGGGTTAGGGTCGGGGTTGGGGATAGGGGAGAGAACCCACTCCTGCCAGGCTGCACGGTTGGTAGCTGGAGCCACTTGTCCCCCAAAGAGCCAGCCCACGTGCCCTCTGCTGtgagcagggctgctcccctcatGCCAGGCTGTCCAGGACCGAGGGGCTCTCCTGGGGTCCCCGTGTCACCATGACCCCAGCCCTGAGGGGTCCCAGGCTGCAGCTCGGAGCCAaccccactgcccccttctccagtGCCCAGCCCCGTGCCCCCACTCACAGTGGGCGCTGAAGTTGAGTGCTCCCTTCGCGAGCAGGCGGATGGGGACCCTGCCGGGCTCCTCGCTCAGGGGCTCAGCCTGGAtgtttccctgctctgtctggccAGGGGATGGGCCGAGGGGAGCAGAACCAAGACCcgcagccccccatgcccccgcCACTGGGCTGGGCGGAGGCTGGGCTGGCATGGCAGGGCTTGCCAGCTCCTCGCTGGGCCCTGGGCTACCTGCAAGGACACGGACATGGGCCATGAGGGGACGAAGGCAGCACTCAGCGCAGCCTGTGGAGGGGCTGATGCTGGACCCACCTGCCCGGGGCTCCTGGCACGGTGCCGCCCGAAACAGCACCTTGGCTGCCTTCTGCAGGAGCTTGCTGAGCGGGTTGGGCCCGGCCAAGAGTGGCACTGAGTGGCAGGCACGGGATGGTAGCTTGTCTGGCGTGAAGCCCTGGTGAGCAACCAGGTCGAGTGTGAACACTT
It includes:
- the PLK5 gene encoding inactive serine/threonine-protein kinase PLK5 isoform X2; translated protein: MTLDKPQPPPRARVVSQTRGPPLPQPPGLGSALRAPPVRTPGDRPPGSRQTLRPLSPQGAFGRCYKLTDMATNKVYAVKIVSQACVSRLGSRSKVEREIALHSRLSHPHVVGFHRHFADRDHIYMVLEYCSRRSLAHVLKARKVLTEPEVRYYLRQVIAGLRYLHRQGIIHRDLKLSNFFLTKTMQVKIGDLGLATREDPAGRRRGVVCGTPNYLAPEVIEKRGHSVKSDIWALGCIMYTALTGCSPFEITRKQEMYQCIREGRYPAPSQLSPSARSLITRLLAPDPAARPSLDEVLRHDFFTQGFTPDKLPSRACHSVPLLAGPNPLSKLLQKAAKVLFRAAPCQEPRAGSPGPSEELASPAMPAQPPPSPVAGAWGAAGLGSAPLGPSPGQTEQGNIQAEPLSEEPGRVPIRLLAKGALNFSAHSDAGWSLESPVESVTRVLRSCLENTPLAQRNPPPRQARVLPWVTKWVDYSNKYGFGYLLSNSSTGVLLADGTHLALGPWQQCVHYCPRLGEAVSFARGEVPGSLAVKMGVLHFFSQYMQQKLLEGGDLPAGPGDVVDDLYLLHFAKSDQALLMLFSNQTLQVNFYRDHTKLVLHCAGPEPVLTFVDGERRSAAFPLGALAAAGCTPALRDRMEYALALLQRL
- the PLK5 gene encoding inactive serine/threonine-protein kinase PLK5 isoform X1, which gives rise to MTLDKPQPPPRARVVSQTRGPPLPQPPGLGSALRAPPVRTPGDRPPGSRQTLRPLSPQGAFGRCYKLTDMATNKVYAVKIVSQACVSRLGSRSKVEREIALHSRLSHPHVVGFHRHFADRDHIYMVLEYCSRRSLAHVLKARKVLTEPEVRYYLRQVIAGLRYLHRQGIIHRDLKLSNFFLTKTMQVKIGDLGLATREDPAGRRRGVVCGTPNYLAPEVIEKRGHSVKSDIWALGCIMYTALTGCSPFEITRKQEMYQCIREGRYPAPSQLSPSARSLITRLLAPDPAARPSLDEVLRHDFFTQGFTPDKLPSRACHSVPLLAGPNPLSKLLQKAAKVLFRAAPCQEPRAGSPGPSEELASPAMPAQPPPSPVAGAWGAAGLGSAPLGPSPGQTEQGNIQAEPLSEEPGRVPIRLLAKGALNFSAHSDAGWSLESPVESVTRVLRSCLENTPLAAQRNPPPRQARVLPWVTKWVDYSNKYGFGYLLSNSSTGVLLADGTHLALGPWQQCVHYCPRLGEAVSFARGEVPGSLAVKMGVLHFFSQYMQQKLLEGGDLPAGPGDVVDDLYLLHFAKSDQALLMLFSNQTLQVNFYRDHTKLVLHCAGPEPVLTFVDGERRSAAFPLGALAAAGCTPALRDRMEYALALLQRL
- the PLK5 gene encoding inactive serine/threonine-protein kinase PLK5 isoform X4 — encoded protein: MGRLDPGARARARARPEGEVLTYFIQDPGTGVLYRRGQLLGKGAFGRCYKLTDMATNKVYAVKIVSQACVSRLGSRSKVEREIALHSRLSHPHVVGFHRHFADRDHIYMVLEYCSRRSLAHVLKARKVLTEPEVRYYLRQVIAGLRYLHRQGIIHRDLKLSNFFLTKTMQVKIGDLGLATREDPAGRRRGVVCGTPNYLAPEVIEKRGHSVKSDIWALGCIMYTALTGCSPFEITRKQEMYQCIREGRYPAPSQLSPSARSLITRLLAPDPAARPSLDEVLRHDFFTQGFTPDKLPSRACHSVPLLAGPNPLSKLLQKAAKVLFRAAPCQEPRAGSPGPSEELASPAMPAQPPPSPVAGAWGAAGLGSAPLGPSPGQTEQGNIQAEPLSEEPGRVPIRLLAKGALNFSAHSDAGWSLESPVESVTRVLRSCLENTPLAAQRNPPPRQARVLPWVTKWVDYSNKYGFGYLLSNSSTGVLLADGTHLALGPWQQCVHYCPRLGEAVSFARGEVPGSLAVKMGVLHFFSQYMQQKLLEGGDLPAGPGDVVDDLYLLHFAKSDQALLMLFSNQTLQVNFYRDHTKLVLHCAGPEPVLTFVDGERRSAAFPLGALAAAGCTPALRDRMEYALALLQRL
- the PLK5 gene encoding inactive serine/threonine-protein kinase PLK5 isoform X5, whose amino-acid sequence is MHTASTTDAPWHLGHITCPQTASGGTCLRSTPGQGAFGRCYKLTDMATNKVYAVKIVSQACVSRLGSRSKVEREIALHSRLSHPHVVGFHRHFADRDHIYMVLEYCSRRSLAHVLKARKVLTEPEVRYYLRQVIAGLRYLHRQGIIHRDLKLSNFFLTKTMQVKIGDLGLATREDPAGRRRGVVCGTPNYLAPEVIEKRGHSVKSDIWALGCIMYTALTGCSPFEITRKQEMYQCIREGRYPAPSQLSPSARSLITRLLAPDPAARPSLDEVLRHDFFTQGFTPDKLPSRACHSVPLLAGPNPLSKLLQKAAKVLFRAAPCQEPRAGSPGPSEELASPAMPAQPPPSPVAGAWGAAGLGSAPLGPSPGQTEQGNIQAEPLSEEPGRVPIRLLAKGALNFSAHSDAGWSLESPVESVTRVLRSCLENTPLAAQRNPPPRQARVLPWVTKWVDYSNKYGFGYLLSNSSTGVLLADGTHLALGPWQQCVHYCPRLGEAVSFARGEVPGSLAVKMGVLHFFSQYMQQKLLEGGDLPAGPGDVVDDLYLLHFAKSDQALLMLFSNQTLQVNFYRDHTKLVLHCAGPEPVLTFVDGERRSAAFPLGALAAAGCTPALRDRMEYALALLQRL